The Siniperca chuatsi isolate FFG_IHB_CAS linkage group LG7, ASM2008510v1, whole genome shotgun sequence genome includes a window with the following:
- the LOC122878988 gene encoding mitochondrial uncoupling protein 2-like: MAGGTTADLAPAVAVKIFSAGTAGCVADLVTFPLDTAKVRLQIQGESKPSLEGQRLKYRGVFGTIFTMVKTEGPRSLYSGLVAGLQRQMSFASVRIGLYDTMKQLYTRGSDNAGIGTRLLAGCTTGAMAVALAQPTDVVKVRFQAQVRLPESGSVMRYSSTIDAYKTIARDEGVKGLWKGCLPNITRNAIVNCSELVTYDIIKELILKYDLMTDNVPCHFTAGFAAGFCTTVVASPVDVVKTRFMNSVPGQYSSATNCALTMLIKEGPASFYKGFIPSFLRLGSWNIVMFVSYEQIKRAVIRCQQSWKSPL, encoded by the exons ATGGCTGGTGGAACAACTGCGGATCTGGCCCCAGCAGTCGCTGTCAAGATATTTTCAGCTGGAACAGCTGGCTGTGTGGCCGACCTGGTCACTTTCCCCCTGGACACAGCCAAAGTTAGACTGCAG aTTCAAGGTGAATCCAAGCCCTCTTTGGAAGGCCAGAGGCTGAAATACAGAGGTGTGTTTGGCACCATCTTCACCATGGTGAAGACTGAGGGCCCGAGGAGTCTGTACAGTGGACTGGTGGCAGGGCTGCAGAGACAGATGAGCTTCGCCTCAGTCCGCATCGGCCTGTACGACACCATGAAGCAGCTCTACACCAGGGGGTCTGACA ATGCGGGAATCGGGACCCGGCTGCTGGCTGGCTGCACCACAGGGGCGATGGCGGTGGCCCTTGCTCAGCCCACTGATGTGGTGAAAGTCAGGTTCCAGGCTCAGGTCCGCCTGCCTGAGAGCGGCTCTGTGATGAGGTACAGCAGCACGATTGATGCCTACAAGACCATTGCCAGGGATGAGGGTGTCAAAGGGCTCTGGAAAG GTTGTCTGCCAAACATAACTCGTAATGCCATCGTAAACTGCTCCGAGCTGGTGACCTATGACATCATCAAAGAGCTCATCCTGAAGTACGACCTGATGACAG ACAACGTGCCGTGTCACTTCACAGCAGGTTTCGCAGCAGGTTTCTGCACCACTGTTGTAGCATCTCCGGTGGATGTGGTAAAAACACGCTTCATGAATTCAGTGCCTGGGCAGTACAGCAGTGCTACTAACTGTGCCTTAACCATGCTGATTAAAGAGGGACCCGCATCTTTCTATAAGGG ATTTATACCCTCATTTCTTCGTCTGGGTTCCTGGAACATTGTGATGTTTGTGAGCTACGAGCAGATTAAGAGAGCTGTGATAAGATGTCAGCAGTCCTGGAAGTCTCCGCTCTGA
- the LOC122878989 gene encoding vacuolar protein sorting-associated protein 37D-like isoform X1: protein MSLSVQFGALRTRELRELLQDEDKINHIIRCSEKFQGLQRAAEKMLLSNQKLAKVGLSQKPQFRDAKLLLAMKYKEVEKLRSIIQAKQEQLAGKYSVHYYQRCLLKKINHAEEECEQLLFQRFAEGKTQLADFLDSFLTLQKLHHIRLVLVKKLQEITELESTQRLSEIHRNTQHFSVGFPEQFCNTCLPVCSLTTAVVLPACHPPFLLPFGTHVNTAQSLQHLPFCHDYNESLRAGVHGRGPKWPTRPVRLQPLKVQQRRHQQAPQ, encoded by the exons ATGTCCCTGTCGGTGCAGTTCGGTGCTCTGAGGACCAGAGAGCTGCGAGAGCTGCTGCAAGAcgaagacaaaataaatcatatcaTCAGGTGTAGCGAGAAG TTTCAGGGGCTGCAGAGGGCTGCAGAGAAGATGCTGCTTTCAAATCAAAAACTGGCAAAAGTCGGTCTTTCTCAAAAACCTCAATTTAGAGATGCCAAGCTGCTACTTGCAATGAAGTACAAGGAAGTGGAGAAACTTAGAAGCATCATCCAGGCCAAACAAGAACAACTTG caGGAAAATACAGTGTTCATTATTATCAGCGGTGCCTCCTGAAGAAGATAAATCATGCAGAGGAGGAGTGTGAG CAGCTGCTGTTTCAGAGGTTTGCGGAGGGGAAAACACAGCTGGCAGATTTCTTGGATTCCTTTCTCACCCTGCAGAAACTCCACCACATCAGGTTGGTCCTGGTGAAGAAACTCCAGGAAATTACAGAACTTGAATCAACACAAAGGCTCAGTGAGATTCACCGCAACACTCAGCATTTCTCAGTGGGTTTTCCTGAGCAGTTCTGTAATACCTGCCTCCCAGTCTGCAGTCTAACCACAGCTGTCGTCTTACCTGCCTGCCACCCTCCGTTCCTGCTGCCCTTTGGCACCCATGTAAACACTGCCCAGAGTCTACAGCATTTACCATTTTGTCATGATTACAATGAGTCCCTGCGTGCAGGAGTGCATGGACGAGGCCCCAAATGGCCAACAAGACCCGTCCGTCTTCAGCCACTGAAGGTGCAGCAGAGGAGGCATCAACAAGCACCACAATGA
- the LOC122878989 gene encoding vacuolar protein sorting-associated protein 37D-like isoform X2, with protein MSLSVQFGALRTRELRELLQDEDKINHIIRCSEKFQGLQRAAEKMLLSNQKLAKVGLSQKPQFRDAKLLLAMKYKEVEKLRSIIQAKQEQLAGKYSVHYYQRCLLKKINHAEEECELLFQRFAEGKTQLADFLDSFLTLQKLHHIRLVLVKKLQEITELESTQRLSEIHRNTQHFSVGFPEQFCNTCLPVCSLTTAVVLPACHPPFLLPFGTHVNTAQSLQHLPFCHDYNESLRAGVHGRGPKWPTRPVRLQPLKVQQRRHQQAPQ; from the exons ATGTCCCTGTCGGTGCAGTTCGGTGCTCTGAGGACCAGAGAGCTGCGAGAGCTGCTGCAAGAcgaagacaaaataaatcatatcaTCAGGTGTAGCGAGAAG TTTCAGGGGCTGCAGAGGGCTGCAGAGAAGATGCTGCTTTCAAATCAAAAACTGGCAAAAGTCGGTCTTTCTCAAAAACCTCAATTTAGAGATGCCAAGCTGCTACTTGCAATGAAGTACAAGGAAGTGGAGAAACTTAGAAGCATCATCCAGGCCAAACAAGAACAACTTG caGGAAAATACAGTGTTCATTATTATCAGCGGTGCCTCCTGAAGAAGATAAATCATGCAGAGGAGGAGTGTGAG CTGCTGTTTCAGAGGTTTGCGGAGGGGAAAACACAGCTGGCAGATTTCTTGGATTCCTTTCTCACCCTGCAGAAACTCCACCACATCAGGTTGGTCCTGGTGAAGAAACTCCAGGAAATTACAGAACTTGAATCAACACAAAGGCTCAGTGAGATTCACCGCAACACTCAGCATTTCTCAGTGGGTTTTCCTGAGCAGTTCTGTAATACCTGCCTCCCAGTCTGCAGTCTAACCACAGCTGTCGTCTTACCTGCCTGCCACCCTCCGTTCCTGCTGCCCTTTGGCACCCATGTAAACACTGCCCAGAGTCTACAGCATTTACCATTTTGTCATGATTACAATGAGTCCCTGCGTGCAGGAGTGCATGGACGAGGCCCCAAATGGCCAACAAGACCCGTCCGTCTTCAGCCACTGAAGGTGCAGCAGAGGAGGCATCAACAAGCACCACAATGA